The following coding sequences lie in one Garciella nitratireducens DSM 15102 genomic window:
- a CDS encoding sensor histidine kinase, whose product MDTKLRDIRKNSITKVVAFFLVVLLITAAVVQMQYLFCLRKNPEVLFVKEYKESGEFDRKVNNTFLQIIECIENEQEIGKDADFYYYIADGNKEYSNVENPSKNFFEQYEDTFYGLEKGNWEQGKHMKYNILENNYIENPEKYTIYFSFPDEFMTQKQQEWENEREILTPYVIAIMICFIFAIALIIYLMIVTGRNSKDKELHLSRLDNIYSDVLLFIFIIIGFIWIMIMIEYSNRVIQISHTMSLEKIFYLILVGGATVLTSISCLSIFLSFVRKWKGRKLITHTFIYQFFYRIYDFIKSLFDGRKLEKYPLTKSLFYRQLVFIVISFILVFFTFSFLIVPPLFLFPPILEAIVIYWYVKYNNQTFEEINKGFNQSLEEQMKSERMKVALITNVSHDLKTPLTSIISYIDLLSKEENLSDSARDYVNILLDKSNRLKQIVSDLFELAKSSSGDIHLDLEILDIKKLMEQTLGDMEDEIKKSGLQIKINFIDHPINIYSDGNKLYRVFQNVIDNALKYSLKGTRIYIELEERNGKALASIKNIAGYEINFTEEEILQRFNRGDKSRSTEGSGLGLSIAQSFTQVCGGEFNIIIDGDLFKVEIGFPIV is encoded by the coding sequence TTGGATACAAAATTGAGAGATATTCGTAAAAATTCTATAACAAAAGTAGTTGCATTTTTTTTAGTAGTATTACTTATTACAGCAGCAGTGGTACAAATGCAATATCTTTTCTGCCTTAGGAAAAATCCAGAAGTTTTATTTGTTAAAGAATATAAAGAGAGTGGGGAATTTGATCGAAAAGTAAATAATACATTTTTACAAATCATAGAATGTATAGAAAATGAACAAGAAATAGGGAAGGATGCTGACTTCTATTATTACATTGCGGATGGAAATAAAGAATATTCCAATGTAGAAAATCCATCAAAAAATTTTTTTGAGCAATATGAAGATACTTTCTATGGATTGGAAAAGGGGAATTGGGAACAGGGAAAGCATATGAAATACAATATATTGGAGAATAATTATATAGAAAATCCTGAAAAATATACTATTTATTTTTCTTTTCCTGATGAATTTATGACTCAAAAACAGCAGGAATGGGAAAACGAGAGAGAAATCCTTACTCCTTATGTTATTGCAATCATGATATGTTTTATTTTTGCTATTGCTTTGATCATTTATTTAATGATAGTAACTGGAAGAAATTCTAAAGACAAAGAGCTTCATTTATCAAGATTGGACAATATTTATTCTGATGTATTATTATTTATTTTTATAATAATAGGATTTATATGGATTATGATAATGATTGAGTACTCCAATAGAGTTATTCAGATTTCTCACACAATGAGTCTAGAAAAAATATTTTATTTAATTTTAGTAGGAGGAGCCACTGTACTTACTAGTATTTCATGTTTAAGTATTTTTTTATCCTTTGTTCGAAAATGGAAAGGAAGAAAACTTATAACCCATACTTTCATTTATCAATTTTTTTATAGAATCTATGACTTTATAAAAAGTCTTTTTGATGGTAGAAAACTTGAAAAATATCCTTTAACAAAATCTCTATTTTATAGACAGTTAGTATTTATTGTTATAAGTTTTATTTTAGTATTTTTTACATTTTCATTTCTAATAGTTCCTCCTTTATTTTTATTTCCTCCTATTTTAGAAGCAATAGTTATTTATTGGTATGTAAAATATAACAATCAAACTTTTGAAGAAATCAATAAAGGATTTAACCAAAGTTTAGAAGAACAGATGAAATCTGAAAGAATGAAAGTGGCGCTTATAACCAATGTCTCTCATGACTTAAAGACACCTTTGACTTCTATTATTAGTTATATTGATTTACTTTCTAAGGAAGAGAATTTATCAGATAGTGCTAGAGATTATGTAAATATTTTGTTAGATAAATCCAATCGATTAAAACAGATTGTTTCTGATCTTTTTGAGCTTGCAAAAAGTAGTAGTGGAGATATTCATCTTGATCTAGAAATTTTAGATATAAAGAAATTAATGGAACAAACTTTAGGAGATATGGAGGATGAGATAAAAAAATCAGGATTACAAATCAAAATTAACTTTATAGATCATCCTATAAATATTTATTCTGATGGGAATAAACTCTATCGAGTTTTTCAAAATGTCATTGACAATGCTTTAAAATATTCTTTAAAAGGAACTAGAATTTATATTGAATTAGAAGAGAGGAATGGAAAGGCTTTAGCCAGTATTAAAAATATTGCAGGATATGAAATAAATTTTACAGAAGAAGAAATTTTACAAAGATTTAATCGAGGAGATAAGTCTAGAAGTACCGAAGGAAGTGGATTAGGCTTATCGATTGCTCAAAGTTTTACTCAGGTTTGCGGGGGAGAGTTTAATATTATTATTGATGGAGATTTATTTAAAGTGGAGATTGGCTTTCCTATTGTTTAA
- a CDS encoding ArsR/SmtB family transcription factor, translating into MREGMILEHDYERKAEILKAIAHPVRLCIVHGLLQEEECNVSKMQNCLEVPQSTVSQHLAKLKAAGIVEGKREGVEIYYRIVDKEVKKIIQGLFEE; encoded by the coding sequence ATGAGAGAAGGAATGATTTTAGAGCATGATTATGAAAGAAAAGCAGAAATTTTGAAAGCCATTGCTCATCCTGTTCGATTGTGCATTGTTCATGGCCTTTTACAGGAAGAAGAATGTAATGTATCTAAAATGCAGAATTGTTTAGAGGTTCCCCAATCAACAGTATCTCAACATTTAGCAAAATTAAAGGCTGCAGGGATTGTGGAAGGAAAAAGAGAAGGAGTGGAAATCTACTATCGGATTGTAGATAAAGAGGTTAAAAAAATTATTCAAGGTTTATTTGAAGAATAG